A region from the Leopardus geoffroyi isolate Oge1 chromosome E3, O.geoffroyi_Oge1_pat1.0, whole genome shotgun sequence genome encodes:
- the FAHD1 gene encoding acylpyruvase FAHD1, mitochondrial, which produces MAAPRPLSRFWEWGKNIVCVGRNYAEHAREMQSAVPSEPVLFLKPSTAYAPEGSAILMPAYSRNLHHELELGVVMGRRGRAVPEAAAMDYVAGYALCLDMTARDVQDECKKKGLPWTLAKSFTASCPVSAFVPKEKIPDPHNLKLWLKVNGELRQEGDTSSMIFSIPYIISYVSKIMTLEEGDIILTGTPKGVGPVKENDEIQAGIHGVVSMRFKVERPEY; this is translated from the coding sequence ATGGCAGCCCCCAGGCCGTTGTCCCGCTTCTGGGAGTGGGGAAAGAACATCGTGTGCGTGGGCAGGAACTACGCGGAGCACGCCAGGGAGATGCAGAGCGCCGTGCCGAGCGAGCCGGTGCTCTTCCTGAAGCCGTCCACCGCCTACGCCCCCGAGGGCTCGGCCATCCTCATGCCGGCCTACAGCCGCAACCTGCACCACGAGCTCGAGCTGGGCGTGGTAATGGGCAGGCGCGGCCGCGCGGTGCCCGAGGCCGCCGCCATGGACTACGTGGCCGGCTATGCCCTGTGCCTGGACATGACCGCCAGAGACGTGCAGGACGAGTGCAAGAAGAAGGGGCTGCCCTGGACCCTCGCCAAGAGCTTCACGGCCTCCTGCCCCGTCAGCGCGTTCGTGCCCAAAGAGAAGATCCCCGACCCTCACAACCTGAAGCTCTGGCTCAAGGTCAACGGCGAACTAAGACAGGAGGGTGACACGTCCTCCATGATCTTTTCCATCCCCTACATTATCAGCTACGTTTCTAAGATAATGACCTTGGAAGAAGGAGATATTATCTTGACCGGGACGCCAAAGGGAGTCGGACCCGTTAAAGAAAACGATGAGATCCAGGCTGGCATACACGGGGTCGTCAGTATGAGATTTAAGGTCGAAAGGCCAGAGTACTGA